The genomic DNA ACGCGTTCGCCGAGCGCGACGGAGAGTGCGGGGTAGGCCGCGCCACGGCCGATCAGCAGCACGGTGGCATCGCGTGCGGGGTCACCCTCCGGCAGCGCGACTTTCACTTCGGGCAGACGGCGCAGCACCGTGGCGTGCAACGTGCGCACGCGTAGCGCGGCGCGAAGCCGTGCGATCAGGCGGTCGGGATGGCCGCCGCGCGAGGAAAAGGGCAGGGCGTTGTGAGGCAGCGTGCCCGCCGCATCCACGGCGACAAAAGGAAGGTAGGGCGATTGCTCGGCGATCTTCCTTGCGAGCGATGCCATATGCGGCTCGTGTCCGCCCGACATCATGGCGAGAATCGCGGCCGGCTGCACCTCTTCGACCGCGCGTGCCGCGCTGGCCCAATCGATATCGACCACGGGAAACAGCCGGGCCTCGTCCAGCGCCCCGACGAAGGGCGGCCGATCGGCATTGGACACAAAGAGGATCGGGCCCGCCTGGGACATTCGACAAACTCTGATCACGCGACAGATGCCGCGCAATGTAGTTTGGCCGCCTTAATGCGGCGTCAACGTTCCAGGCGAAACTGCGCCTAGATCGGCCCGGAGCGGTCGCGAAAAGCTTCGACCATCAAAGGGTTAAGCCCGAGCTCGCTGAGCGCCTCGCGGGCGCGCGCATTGTCCTGGGCGCGCCCGGCCAGCCTGTGCCCGGACAACCGGTCGGGCAGTGCGGTGAGCAGCGCGCCCTGGCCGAGCCGGCGTGCCCATTCCTGCAAATCGTTCGAGAGGAAGCGGTAGCCGCCGACGGCCATGATGCCGGAGGGCGGCGCGGTGATGCAGATCGCGCCGCTCGGACGGTCGAGCCGCGCCGCATAACCGGTGTCGACAAAGTCGCGCGGCGGCTGCGCGATCAGGGTGTCACCGACCGGCTGCGGTGGGGCGTAGGCGGCGATCGGCACCATCGGGCCGCGCAGGCCGAGTGTGCCCTTCGGCGTCAGCAGGATCTCGCCGGCGATGGACGAGCCCGACTGCTCGCGCGGAGCGCCGTGCGGTCCGGGCATCACCGCGACCGGCATGCCGTCCTCGCCGCGGCGGGCACCGAACAGGCCGGCTTCACCGAACAGATAGACGTCGGTCAGCGGCGAATGGGGCGCGATCCATGCTTCGCTCGCCGCCACTTGCTCGGGCGCGCGCCACAGGCCAATGACGTTGCGCAAGGAGGGCATCCGCGCCGCCAGGTCGGAATCGCCGAGCCGCAGCGCTAGCTGCGCCGGCGCGATCAGCACCTCGCATTCATGCTCGTTGATCTGCTGCTCCAGCACCTCGTTCTCGAAGGGATGATGCAGCGCCAGCGCGCCGCCCGAGAGCAGCCACACCGCGAGCGAGGAGGCGAGGCCGGCGAACGACATCGGCGCGAAGGCCGCCATCACCGTCGCGCCCTGCTTGATGTCGGCTCCGAGCGACATCGCGAGCCCGCCGGCGATCAGGCTGAAATGCGGCCGCGGGACCGGACGAAAGCCTTCCGTGGTGACGTCGAAGGAGATCATCGCCGCCTTGCGGCCGTCCTGGATCACGGTGCGCGTGGTGCCAGGCGGGCGTGCCAGCACGTCGTCGAGCGACGCCATGCCTTCGGGCAGATCGGTCCCGAAGCCGCAGACGTAGCGGATCGAGAAGGCCTCGGCCGCCGCATGCATCGCGAGGTCGGCATAGCTGACGCCGTCGACCTTGCTCATGGTGACGATGGCGCGAGCCGCCGTCCGGTTGAGCGCGGCGGTCAGTTCCGCATGGCGCCACAGCAACGGCAGCACGGCGACGACGAGGCCGGCACGATGGGCGGCGAGCACCGTCAGCACGAACTCGACCGTGTTGGGCAGCTGGATCGCGATGACGGAATTGGCCGGCAGCCCCGATTCGACGAAATGGGCTGACAGCGCCTCGATGGCCGTGTCGGCCTCGGCGTAGCTCATTCGTCGCGGCTGGTGCCCGGTCACACGTGCCTTGTTGAGGGGATCGAGCAAAGCGGCCGCGTGCGGCTGCCGGGTCAGCGTGCGCTGAAACAGCGTGTCGAGCGTCGGCGATGCGGCTGGCTGGTTCACGGCGTCACTTTGCTTGAGTGGCTTGCGGCTGCCCCTTCGACCACCAGGTCTCCGGCAAATAGCCGGAGAGCGAGGTGGCCTTGGGCCGTTCTATCCGATTCCAGCGCGCGATCCATTGCTCGGATACGTTAAACAGGGGGATTGTGTAGAAGCCCGCGATCAGAGCCCGGTCGAGCGCTCGCACAGACGAGACGAACTCCGTATGTTCACGGGCCTCGAGCAGGGCGGCGATCATGGCATCGACCGCCGGATCCCTGGCGCCCATGTAGTTGCGGGTCCCTGGATTGTCCGCGGCCGCGCTGCCCCAGTAGAAAGATTGCTCGTTGCCGGGCGAAAGCGACTGGTCCCAGCGGTTCTGGATCATGTCGAATTCGTAAGCCAAACGGCGCTGGTCGAACTGCACGGGGTCGACCGACCGCACGCTCGGCTCGATGCCTGCGCGCCTGAGGTCGCGCTGGAACGCGAGCGCGATGCGCTCCTGGTCGCGGGTCGTGACCAGTATCTCGAAGCTGAAGGGCGCCTTGGTCGCGCGGTTGCGCAGCACCGTGCCGTCGAGATCGTAGCCGGCCTCGGACAACAGTTTCAGCGCCGCGCGCAACGTGGTGCGGTCGCGTCCCGATCCGTCGGTCACGGGAAGGCGGTAGCTGCCGTCCATGATGTCGGGTGGAATTCGAGCGGCGAACGGCTTGAGAAGCTCACGCTCGCGCGGGTCCGCTGGCCGGCCATAGGCCGACAGGTCGGATCCGGCGAAATAGCCGGCCACGCGCGAATAGAGCCCGAAAAAGTAGTTGCGGTTGACCAGCTCGAAATCGAACAGCAGCGTCAGCGCCTGGCGCACGCGGATGTCGGCGAAGATCGGCCTGCGCGTGTTGAACACCAGGAATTCGGAGGGCTGCGGCAGGCCCGGCCTGACGGTGTCGCGGATCACTTCGCCGCTTTTTGCGGCGGGAAAATCATAGCCGTCGTGCCAGCGCAGCGGCTCGTGCTCGACGCGGAAATCGTAGAGGCCGCGCTTGAAAGCTTCGAACTGACCGTTGGCCTCGCGAAAATAGTCCAGCCGGATCTCGTCGAAATTGAAGAGCCCGCGGTTGATTGCGAGGTCGCGGCCCCAATAGTCGGGATTGCGAGTGAGCGTCACGCTGGCGCCGGGTCTCACGGCCGTGACGCGATAGGGGCCGGAGCCAATCGGGCTCGTCAGCGTCGTTTCCTCGAAGGTCGCGACGTCGACCGCGTGCTTGGGCAGGATCGGCATCAGGCCGAGGATCAGCGGTAGCTCGCGATCATTGGCGCCGGTGAGGTCGAAGCGGACGGTGAGTGGATCGGTCGCCTCGGCCTTGGCGACCTTGGCGTAATACTGCCGGTGGTTCGGCCGGCCGTGGTCGCGCAGCAGCTGCCAGGAGAACAGCACGTCTTCCGCAAGCACAGGCTTGCCGTCGGAGAAGCGGGCGCGCGGATCGAGACGGAACGTGACGAAGCTGCGCTCATCGTCGGTCTCGATGCTCCTGGCGAGCAGGCCGTAAAGCGTGAACGGCTCGTCATTGCCGCGGGCCAGCAGGCTTTCGACCACGTAGCTCCGCATCTGCTGCACGGCCAATCCCTTGACGATGAAGGGATTGAGGCTGTCGAAGGTGCCGAGAACGCCCCAGGTCAGGCGGCCGCCCTTGGGAGCATCGGGGTTGGCGTAGGGCATATGGCTGAAATCGGCAGGCATCGCCGGCTTGCCGTGCATGGCGATGGCATGGGTCTCGTCGGCGCGTGCGGCGCCTGTCGACGGTCCACTGACAAGCGCCAAGCCAAGGACCGAGGCCATCACCAGGGCCAGGACGCAAAGGCGGACACCGGGGCCCTCGAAGCGGCGTTGGAACATGAACATCAGCACACGTTGATTCGAAGACCCGCGGGTCTGAATCCTATCACAGGGAATTCACTGGGCTCAGCTTGCGGCGTGGCCAAAGGCGCTTGTCGGCATTGATCTTTTCGTCGGCCACGTTAAGAAGGCACCCAATCGCGCAAGAGCGTCGAGCCCGTCACTTATCCGCCTCAATTGACGGGGAGAGAGCCGCGCCCAAGGCGGCCAGGTTCGGCGCTTCGGAGCGGTTCGGGCACTTCCCGTTCAGAAAGGGTTTTCCGCAATGAATTTCCGTTACTTGGCCGCGTCCGTCCGGCCGCGCGGGCGACTTCTCGCCTTGTTGACGGCGACGGCGTTGGCCGTCCCGTTTGCCGCCGAGGCCCAAACCCCGGCACCGGCCCCCGGCGCGCCCAAGGCGACTCCGGCCCCGAAAGCGGCTCCCAAGGCTGCCCCCAAGGCTCCGGCGCCGGCCGCTCAGGCCCCGGCCCAGCAGGCTCCGGCCCAGGGCGCTCCGGCGCAGCAGGGCGCGGCCCAGCCGGCCGACCAGCAGATCCAGCTGATCTACGCTCCCTGGACCAAGTTCTGCCTGAAGGGTCAGGACGCCAATGCCAAGCAGGTCTGCTTCACCGGCAAGGACGGCCGCATCGAGTCGGGCCAGCCGGTCATCGCCGCCGTCATCATCGAGCCGGAAGGCGAGCCCAAGAAGATCCTGCGCGTGACGCTGCCGCTCGGCATGCAGCTCGTGCACGGCACCCGCATCATCGTGGACAGCAACGCGCCGCTGCAGCAGCCCTATGTGATCTGCTTCCAGAACGGCTGCATGTCGGACTACGAAGCAACGCCCGAGCTCATCAACAACATGAAGAAGGGCCAGAATCTCGTTGTCCAGGCGATCAATGCCAACGGCGCGCCGCT from Bradyrhizobium sp. CCBAU 53351 includes the following:
- a CDS encoding class I adenylate-forming enzyme family protein, which encodes MNQPAASPTLDTLFQRTLTRQPHAAALLDPLNKARVTGHQPRRMSYAEADTAIEALSAHFVESGLPANSVIAIQLPNTVEFVLTVLAAHRAGLVVAVLPLLWRHAELTAALNRTAARAIVTMSKVDGVSYADLAMHAAAEAFSIRYVCGFGTDLPEGMASLDDVLARPPGTTRTVIQDGRKAAMISFDVTTEGFRPVPRPHFSLIAGGLAMSLGADIKQGATVMAAFAPMSFAGLASSLAVWLLSGGALALHHPFENEVLEQQINEHECEVLIAPAQLALRLGDSDLAARMPSLRNVIGLWRAPEQVAASEAWIAPHSPLTDVYLFGEAGLFGARRGEDGMPVAVMPGPHGAPREQSGSSIAGEILLTPKGTLGLRGPMVPIAAYAPPQPVGDTLIAQPPRDFVDTGYAARLDRPSGAICITAPPSGIMAVGGYRFLSNDLQEWARRLGQGALLTALPDRLSGHRLAGRAQDNARAREALSELGLNPLMVEAFRDRSGPI
- a CDS encoding extracellular solute-binding protein, whose protein sequence is MFMFQRRFEGPGVRLCVLALVMASVLGLALVSGPSTGAARADETHAIAMHGKPAMPADFSHMPYANPDAPKGGRLTWGVLGTFDSLNPFIVKGLAVQQMRSYVVESLLARGNDEPFTLYGLLARSIETDDERSFVTFRLDPRARFSDGKPVLAEDVLFSWQLLRDHGRPNHRQYYAKVAKAEATDPLTVRFDLTGANDRELPLILGLMPILPKHAVDVATFEETTLTSPIGSGPYRVTAVRPGASVTLTRNPDYWGRDLAINRGLFNFDEIRLDYFREANGQFEAFKRGLYDFRVEHEPLRWHDGYDFPAAKSGEVIRDTVRPGLPQPSEFLVFNTRRPIFADIRVRQALTLLFDFELVNRNYFFGLYSRVAGYFAGSDLSAYGRPADPRERELLKPFAARIPPDIMDGSYRLPVTDGSGRDRTTLRAALKLLSEAGYDLDGTVLRNRATKAPFSFEILVTTRDQERIALAFQRDLRRAGIEPSVRSVDPVQFDQRRLAYEFDMIQNRWDQSLSPGNEQSFYWGSAAADNPGTRNYMGARDPAVDAMIAALLEAREHTEFVSSVRALDRALIAGFYTIPLFNVSEQWIARWNRIERPKATSLSGYLPETWWSKGQPQATQAK
- a CDS encoding invasion associated locus B family protein, encoding MNFRYLAASVRPRGRLLALLTATALAVPFAAEAQTPAPAPGAPKATPAPKAAPKAAPKAPAPAAQAPAQQAPAQGAPAQQGAAQPADQQIQLIYAPWTKFCLKGQDANAKQVCFTGKDGRIESGQPVIAAVIIEPEGEPKKILRVTLPLGMQLVHGTRIIVDSNAPLQQPYVICFQNGCMSDYEATPELINNMKKGQNLVVQAINANGAPLTLPLPLAGEFQKAYDGPPTDPKVFEETQKKLQEELQKKADEQRKKLEQQGTPPGAPPAGQK